In a single window of the Scophthalmus maximus strain ysfricsl-2021 chromosome 18, ASM2237912v1, whole genome shotgun sequence genome:
- the smpdl3a gene encoding acid sphingomyelinase-like phosphodiesterase 3a, with protein sequence MMVQVLRFALLLLSSGAPLAAAPTGSSYLPDTGRFWHITDLHLDPTYRLGPDPTKVCFSSKGAAAAAAGVFGDFLCDSPYRLIQSALAHMAPLTRPQDFIVWTGDSPPHVPAGELSTDTVIQVIGNMTQTIRLHFPSLTVYPALGNHDYWPQDQMPTSTNAVYKAAAQLWKPWLHKEALLTLSQGGFYSQLVKPGLRVVSLNTILYYGPNKVSSNMTDPAGQFEWLENTLEKAAQSLEKVYVIAHVPIGYLPFARNTTAVTESHNERLVSIFRKHSHVVAGHFYGHTHRDSIMVLLDQKGKPLNSLFVSPALTPIKHVLEPYSNNPAFRMYLYNAKDYAMLDIWQYYLNLTEANERQRSDWRLEYIMTEAFGLADLRPSSLLRLGLSFRLPQTGAFDVYFRNYMVRYSSSITCEGDCRLSQVCAVLHLDRASYSKCVAKGQR encoded by the exons ATGATGGTACAAGTTCTGCGGTTCgcgctgctgctgttgagcaGCGGGGCTCCGCTCGCGGCGGCACCGACCGGAAGCAGCTACCTGCCGGACACAG GCCGGTTCTGGCACATCACTGACCTCCACCTGGACCCCACCTACCGCCTGGGCCCGGACCCAACCAAGGTTTGCTTCTCCTCCAaaggagccgccgccgccgccgccggcgtGTTCGGAGACTTCCTGTGCGACTCCCCCTACCGCCTCATCCAGTCGGCCCTCGCCCACATGGCGCCGCTCACGCGGCCGCAGGACTTCATCGTATGGACCGG ggACAGTCCGCCTCATGTGCCTGCAGGCGAGCTCTCCACGGACACGGTGATCCAGGTGATCGGTAACATGACCCAGACCATCAGGCTCCACTTCCCCAGCCTGACGGTGTATCCCGCTCTGGGGAACCATGACTACTGGCCTCAG GACCAGATGCCGACCTCCACCAACGCCGTCTACAAGGCCGCTGCCCAGCTGTGGAAGCCGTGGCTGCACAAAGAAGCTCTGCTCACTCTCTCACAAG GTGGTTTCTACTCCCAGCTGGTGAAGCCCGGTTTGCGGGTGGTCAGTCTCAACACGATCCTTTACTACGGACCGAATAAAGTCAGCAGCAACATGACGGACCCTGCTGGACAGTTCGAGTGGCTGGAGAACACTCTGGAGAAAGCTGCCCAGAGCCTGGAGAAG GTGTACGTCATCGCCCACGTTCCGATCGGTTACCTGCCCTTTGCCAGAAACACCACCGCCGTGACGGAGAGCCACAACGAGAGGCTGGTGTCGATCTTCAGGAAGCACAGTCACGTCGTCGCGGGACATTTCTATGGCCACACCCACCGTGACAGCATCATGGTGCTGTTGGACCAGAAGG GGAAACCACTGAAttccctctttgtgtctccGGCTCTGACACCGATCAAACACGTTCTGGAGCCATACTCCAACAACCCGGCGTTCCGCATGTACCTGTACAACGCCAAGGACTACGCCATGCTG GATATCTGGCAGTACTATTTGAACTTGACGGAAGCCAACGAGAGACAAAGGTCCGACTGGAGGCTGGAATACATCATGACCGAAGCCTTTGGACTGGCCGACCTGCGGCCGAGCAGCCTGCTGCGGCTGGGCCTGAGCTTCAGGCTGCCGCAGACCGGGGCCTTCGACGTGTACTTCAGGAACTACATGGTGaggtacagcagcagcatcacctgTGAGGGAGACTGCCGGCTCAGTCAGGTGTGCGCCGTGCTCCACCTGGACCGGGCGTCCTACTCCAAATGTGTCGCCAAGGGACAACGGTAG